The following are encoded together in the Roseofilum reptotaenium CS-1145 genome:
- a CDS encoding WD40 repeat domain-containing protein translates to MWNLKTGELEQTFSGYNHWVSSVAVTPDGKQAVSGSFNKTVKVWNLHTGELEHTFCDHWEWVRAVAVTEDGERAIASSDYETLEVWNLKTGELELQHTLWSLRSPVEDIAIAPDGKWVISASRDHTLKVWHLYTGELEQAFPRSRRSVYAIAITPDGKSVISASGHDEILKVWHLQTGVLEKTFTGHSDQVDTVAISLDGARAIFLSNDKILKVWNLHTGKLEYTFCAHSDLVNALAITPDGKRAISASDDKTLKVWNLYTGELEHTLTGHSDRVMAVAISLDGARAISSSGDRTVKVWNLHAGELEKTFYGHRAPVGAIAVTPDGNRVISGSFDYTVKVWNLHTGELEHTFSGHRAWVSTVAVSPNGERVISASDDETLKVWNLHTGELERTFSGYLYWMHVVALSPSEELVISVSHSYETSLKIWDLQTGDAIASFWGDGSIACCAISPDLQMLAVGEHSGEVHFLRLVGLPQP, encoded by the coding sequence GTGTGGAATCTGAAGACGGGGGAGCTAGAGCAGACTTTCAGCGGCTATAACCACTGGGTTAGTTCCGTAGCTGTAACTCCAGATGGGAAGCAAGCAGTCTCAGGTTCATTTAACAAAACTGTGAAAGTTTGGAATTTGCACACCGGGGAGCTAGAGCATACCTTCTGCGACCATTGGGAATGGGTTAGAGCTGTAGCTGTAACTGAGGATGGGGAAAGAGCGATCGCTTCTTCAGACTACGAGACTCTGGAAGTGTGGAATCTGAAGACGGGAGAGTTAGAGTTACAACACACTCTTTGGAGTCTTAGATCTCCAGTTGAAGACATCGCGATCGCCCCAGATGGGAAGTGGGTTATTTCTGCCTCAAGAGACCATACCCTAAAAGTTTGGCATCTGTACACTGGAGAGTTAGAGCAGGCTTTCCCCAGGTCTAGACGCTCGGTTTATGCGATCGCCATAACCCCGGATGGGAAGTCAGTCATTTCCGCATCAGGACACGACGAAATCCTAAAGGTGTGGCATCTGCAAACTGGGGTGTTAGAGAAGACTTTCACAGGTCATAGCGATCAGGTTGATACCGTAGCCATAAGTCTGGATGGGGCGAGAGCGATTTTTCTTTCAAATGACAAGATTCTGAAAGTATGGAATCTACATACAGGAAAGTTAGAATATACTTTCTGCGCTCATAGCGACCTAGTTAATGCTTTAGCCATTACTCCGGATGGGAAGCGAGCGATTTCTGCTTCAGATGACAAGACCTTGAAAGTGTGGAATCTATATACAGGGGAGTTAGAGCATACTCTCACCGGTCATAGCGACCGGGTTATGGCTGTAGCCATAAGTCTGGATGGGGCGCGAGCAATTTCTAGTTCAGGGGACAGAACGGTGAAAGTATGGAATCTGCACGCCGGCGAGTTAGAGAAGACCTTCTATGGTCATCGCGCTCCAGTTGGAGCGATCGCCGTCACTCCCGATGGAAACCGGGTCATTTCTGGTTCCTTCGACTACACCGTGAAAGTATGGAATCTGCACACTGGGGAATTAGAACATACTTTCTCCGGTCATAGAGCTTGGGTGAGTACCGTAGCAGTCAGCCCAAATGGCGAACGGGTCATTTCTGCTTCAGATGACGAGACTTTGAAAGTGTGGAATCTGCACACTGGGGAATTAGAGCGTACCTTCTCTGGTTATCTCTACTGGATGCATGTTGTCGCACTCAGTCCTAGTGAAGAGCTGGTCATTTCTGTTTCACATTCATACGAAACTTCCCTGAAAATCTGGGATTTGCAGACGGGAGATGCGATCGCCAGTTTTTGGGGAGATGGTTCTATTGCTTGCTGCGCCATATCCCCCGATCTCCAGATGCTTGCTGTTGGAGAACACTCCGGCGAGGTACATTTCCTGCGCCTGGTGGGACTGCCGCAGCCATAG
- a CDS encoding Gfo/Idh/MocA family protein, producing MSSGNEDVRAEVKEPHNPLKPIRIGVIGVGHMGQHHTRVLSLLKDVHLIGISDVDIERGLDTAGKYRVRFFENYHDLLPHIDAVCIAVPTRLHHEVGTACLEAGVHVLIEKPIAASIEEAENLVNLAAECNCILQVGHIERFNPAFQELSKVLKTEEILALEAHRMSPYSNRANDVSVVLDLMIHDIDLLLELASAPVKKLTASGNRASDSGYLDYVTATLGFENGVIATLTASKVTHCKIRRIAAHCKNSLTEADFLNNEILIHRQTTANYRTEYGQVLYRQDGLIEKVYTSNIEPLHAELEHFVTCVRGGNQPSVGGEQALRALRLASSIEHMALEGQSWHSLESPSSHALNSSIVTV from the coding sequence CCCATAATCCCCTTAAGCCTATCCGCATTGGAGTCATTGGTGTCGGCCATATGGGTCAACATCATACTCGTGTTTTAAGTTTGCTCAAAGACGTACACCTGATTGGCATATCTGACGTTGACATCGAACGGGGATTAGATACAGCCGGAAAATACCGAGTACGATTCTTCGAGAACTATCACGACCTTCTGCCCCATATCGATGCCGTCTGTATTGCTGTTCCCACCCGTCTTCACCATGAAGTAGGAACAGCCTGTTTAGAAGCAGGAGTCCATGTCCTGATTGAAAAACCCATCGCTGCCAGTATCGAGGAAGCCGAAAATCTAGTCAATCTAGCGGCAGAATGTAACTGTATTCTCCAAGTCGGACATATTGAACGCTTTAACCCCGCTTTCCAGGAACTGAGCAAAGTCCTGAAAACCGAAGAAATTCTCGCCTTAGAAGCTCATCGCATGAGTCCCTATTCTAACCGCGCCAATGATGTCTCGGTGGTTTTAGACTTGATGATCCATGATATTGATTTACTGTTAGAATTAGCGTCTGCCCCCGTCAAAAAGCTCACCGCAAGTGGGAATAGAGCCTCAGATTCTGGATATTTAGATTATGTAACCGCAACTTTGGGCTTTGAGAATGGCGTTATCGCGACTCTAACCGCAAGTAAGGTTACCCATTGCAAAATTCGCCGCATCGCTGCCCATTGCAAGAATTCACTCACAGAAGCGGATTTTCTCAATAATGAAATTCTGATCCATCGCCAAACGACCGCCAACTATCGCACGGAGTATGGTCAAGTTCTCTATCGTCAGGATGGCTTAATTGAAAAGGTGTATACCAGTAATATTGAACCCCTTCATGCTGAATTAGAGCATTTTGTCACCTGTGTACGCGGTGGAAATCAACCTTCGGTAGGCGGCGAACAAGCCTTGAGAGCCTTGCGGTTAGCCAGTTCGATTGAGCATATGGCGCTAGAGGGTCAATCTTGGCATAGTTTAGAGTCCCCATCTTCCCATGCTCTGAATTCTTCCATTGTTACCGTTTAG